The Clostridium sp. AWRP genome has a window encoding:
- a CDS encoding chemotaxis protein CheW — MQVVIFRLNNEQFAVETAKVQSINNSMEITKVPQAPAYIKGLINLRGNVISLLDINLLMDIPKAEISENSILILEMEDELVGITVDQVDEVLDVEENAIEKINDEGKKVYIEGIINFKDSIVTLIDIDKLLSN, encoded by the coding sequence ATGCAAGTTGTTATATTTAGATTAAATAATGAACAATTTGCTGTAGAAACAGCTAAAGTTCAAAGTATAAATAATTCTATGGAAATAACAAAAGTCCCACAGGCTCCAGCTTATATAAAGGGACTTATAAATTTAAGGGGAAATGTAATATCTCTCCTGGATATAAATCTCTTGATGGATATTCCCAAAGCTGAAATAAGCGAAAACAGTATACTTATACTGGAAATGGAAGATGAATTAGTGGGAATAACAGTAGATCAGGTAGATGAAGTTTTAGATGTAGAAGAAAATGCTATTGAAAAGATAAATGATGAAGGAAAAAAAGTCTATATAGAGGGAATAATAAATTTTAAAGATAGCATAGTTACTTTAATTGATATAGACAAACTTCTTTCAAATTAG
- the fliM gene encoding flagellar motor switch protein FliM encodes MADVLSQNEIDDLLAALSAGELTPDEVPKEEEKQKVKPYDFRSPQKFSKDHIRTLELIHDNYARIISNYLTAQVRANVKVKVESVQQITYEEFIHSVPNPTVLTIFKMPPLSGSVLFEVNPQFVFQIIDLLLGGNGNRKYKVKEFTDIDKNIIKVVNAGLISNLKLAWEDVMPIETEVEGLETNPALNQTLAPNDPVALITFSVEMGNSSTFINICIPYLSIEKVLDKLVVQYWFQDSDEDILNESREKLRNRLDVVDVELTAILGTVDVTVQEFLNLNVGDVLTLKEKTTSPVKLMVEDKVYYYGKPGVIDKNMGVEILDILDKDVENYE; translated from the coding sequence ATGGCAGATGTATTATCACAGAATGAAATAGATGACCTTTTAGCTGCCTTATCTGCTGGAGAACTTACTCCAGATGAAGTACCCAAAGAAGAGGAAAAGCAGAAAGTAAAACCTTATGATTTTAGAAGTCCCCAGAAGTTTTCTAAAGATCATATAAGGACTCTTGAACTTATTCATGACAATTATGCTAGAATAATTTCAAATTATTTAACTGCGCAGGTTAGAGCTAATGTAAAAGTAAAAGTGGAATCTGTTCAGCAAATAACTTATGAGGAGTTTATTCATTCTGTACCTAATCCTACTGTTTTAACTATATTTAAAATGCCGCCTTTAAGCGGATCTGTTTTGTTTGAAGTGAATCCTCAATTTGTATTTCAAATTATAGACTTGCTCTTAGGAGGAAACGGTAATAGAAAATACAAAGTTAAGGAATTTACGGATATAGATAAAAATATTATAAAAGTTGTAAATGCAGGGCTTATATCAAATTTGAAATTGGCATGGGAAGATGTAATGCCTATAGAAACAGAAGTGGAGGGACTTGAGACAAATCCTGCACTAAATCAGACACTTGCACCTAATGACCCTGTTGCACTTATAACTTTTTCAGTGGAGATGGGAAACAGTAGTACTTTTATAAACATATGCATTCCTTATTTGAGTATAGAAAAGGTACTTGATAAATTAGTAGTTCAATACTGGTTTCAGGACAGTGATGAAGATATATTGAATGAGTCCAGAGAAAAGCTTAGAAATAGGTTAGATGTAGTTGATGTAGAACTCACTGCCATACTTGGAACTGTAGATGTTACGGTACAAGAATTTTTGAACCTTAATGTGGGAGACGTATTGACCCTAAAGGAAAAAACTACAAGCCCTGTGAAACTAATGGTGGAAGATAAGGTGTATTATTATGGAAAGCCTGGTGTAATAGATAAGAACATGGGCGTTGAGATATTAGATATTTTAGATAAGGATGTGGAAAATTATGAGTAA
- the fliY gene encoding flagellar motor switch phosphatase FliY, producing MSNGFLSQEEIDALLNGGESTPDPPSETNSQDDPQLPDIEKDLLGEIGNISMGSASTALSTIINQQVNITTPVVVVTTLKELKNEFEVPNVALEVKYTEGIIGENLLVMKITDAAVIASLMMGGDGKIDPDIKELGEIEISAVSEAMNQMIGSAATSMATMLMREVNISPPVSKVWNDITKPLTEGISEDEAVVKVSFSLKIGELVDSSIMQVLPIATAKKVVSIMMGQEETAPEESAPSAPENESISSQPEPEPEVPVQQQPQPAPTQPQMEQRAPVYEKPIETNVNRQPVEVSKASFQPLGGSQDTEVVPKNIDLILDVPLEISVVLGRTKKNIKDILNLGTGSLIELDKLAEEPVEILVNGKKVAYGEVVVIDENFGVRITGIVSNEEKIKSLGK from the coding sequence ATGAGTAATGGATTTCTTTCACAGGAAGAGATAGATGCACTTTTAAATGGAGGAGAAAGTACGCCGGATCCACCATCAGAAACAAATTCTCAAGATGACCCACAGTTGCCAGATATAGAGAAAGATTTACTTGGAGAAATAGGAAATATATCTATGGGATCTGCCTCTACAGCACTTTCTACAATAATAAACCAGCAGGTAAATATAACTACTCCGGTGGTAGTTGTAACTACTCTTAAAGAGTTGAAAAATGAATTTGAAGTTCCAAATGTTGCTTTGGAAGTTAAGTATACAGAAGGTATAATAGGAGAAAACTTACTGGTAATGAAGATTACAGATGCGGCTGTAATTGCAAGTCTTATGATGGGTGGAGACGGTAAAATAGATCCAGATATTAAAGAATTAGGCGAGATAGAAATAAGTGCAGTATCTGAGGCTATGAACCAGATGATAGGGTCTGCCGCTACGTCTATGGCTACTATGTTAATGAGGGAGGTAAATATATCCCCTCCTGTGTCTAAAGTATGGAATGATATTACAAAACCTCTTACTGAAGGAATATCTGAAGATGAGGCGGTTGTAAAAGTATCATTTTCTCTTAAAATAGGAGAACTAGTAGATAGCAGTATAATGCAGGTATTACCTATAGCTACAGCTAAAAAAGTAGTTTCTATAATGATGGGTCAGGAAGAAACTGCACCAGAGGAGTCAGCTCCTAGTGCACCTGAAAATGAGAGTATTAGTTCTCAGCCTGAACCTGAACCTGAAGTGCCTGTACAACAGCAGCCTCAGCCAGCACCAACGCAGCCTCAAATGGAGCAAAGGGCACCGGTATATGAGAAACCTATAGAAACAAATGTAAATAGGCAGCCCGTAGAAGTCAGTAAGGCATCTTTTCAGCCACTTGGTGGATCACAAGACACAGAAGTTGTTCCTAAAAATATAGATCTTATACTGGATGTACCTCTTGAAATATCAGTAGTACTTGGAAGAACAAAAAAGAATATTAAAGATATATTGAACTTAGGAACGGGTTCTCTTATAGAATTGGATAAATTGGCAGAGGAACCTGTGGAGATACTGGTAAACGGTAAGAAAGTAGCTTATGGAGAAGTAGTAGTAATAGATGAAAACTTTGGAGTTAGAATAACGGGAATAGTAAGCAATGAGGAAAAAATTAAATCTTTAGGAAAGTAA
- the flgM gene encoding flagellar biosynthesis anti-sigma factor FlgM: MKINGINSSKLVSFYNRHNVEKSLKSESNSKDSIHISSIGKSLSPYSLDDKFVNSKERVESIKKSVANGTYKVDSKLVAQKIIDNIKGKV, translated from the coding sequence ATGAAAATAAATGGGATCAATTCCAGTAAGCTGGTGAGCTTTTACAATAGGCATAATGTAGAGAAAAGTTTAAAGAGTGAATCAAACAGCAAGGATTCCATTCACATATCATCTATAGGAAAGAGTCTCAGCCCTTATTCCCTAGATGATAAATTTGTAAATTCTAAAGAGAGAGTAGAAAGCATAAAAAAGTCCGTAGCAAATGGAACTTATAAAGTAGATTCTAAGCTTGTGGCACAAAAAATTATAGATAATATAAAGGGTAAAGTATAA
- the flgN gene encoding flagellar export chaperone FlgN translates to MYLELQLSEIMLEEYEMLKSLYEALIEQNKYLVERQVFLLDKIVKVIEERSRNVARLEVQRRKITGDRPMREIIRESGDKKLEKVYLDIVNLLEKMKFQKDTNEALVKQWLGFANQMLRALNPNRQAKTYNAFGKSR, encoded by the coding sequence ATGTATTTGGAACTGCAGCTGTCTGAGATTATGTTAGAAGAATATGAGATGCTTAAATCACTTTATGAAGCTTTGATTGAGCAAAATAAATATCTTGTGGAAAGACAGGTGTTTTTATTAGATAAAATAGTGAAAGTCATAGAAGAAAGAAGTAGAAATGTAGCAAGGCTCGAAGTTCAAAGAAGAAAAATAACTGGTGACAGGCCTATGAGGGAGATTATAAGAGAATCAGGAGATAAAAAATTAGAAAAAGTATATTTAGATATAGTTAACTTGCTTGAAAAGATGAAATTTCAAAAGGATACAAATGAAGCACTTGTAAAACAGTGGCTTGGTTTTGCAAATCAAATGCTCAGGGCATTGAACCCAAACAGACAAGCTAAAACCTATAATGCTTTTGGAAAAAGCAGATAA
- the flgK gene encoding flagellar hook-associated protein FlgK — translation MPGLFSIFNTAKSGLFAQQTAINVTSHNIANANTDGYSRQRADMVTTTPYTLPSMDSAAGAGQLGTGVNIESIERIRDSFLDYQIRVENGASGQYKARDKYLSQVENVLGTDTGSTGSGISSLIQKFFSSWQSLSTSSQNVSTVKEQAYQLTNELNHTYSQISDIKTNTNTEIKNVVVNVNTILGKISNLNQQIKDTKTSGQNPNDLLDSRDVLLDQLSSEFGISITNKDYDGIDVTTSNSASVEKDNGSAPILNGKPLNIVQTDNPDENVAAFSYITSITPQTDSDGNVTKDSNGNTVYKVDYYKKGDTLTDANKVTIYVGMTSDQEKEMDENRVLWADKNGVAYKVTGGQDTSGKAAVTDGEKLDGTSTDPISFSELALFKPPTGELKGYTSVQKDIDDYQDELNKFAKGLALSVNAIISQSSTWVKDNPTDGSAEGGINNFFVNADQKDSSKYSAADENNITAANITVNVAIMNDPSKIKVDSKYDSKGNSLNTNTDGNRAVAVAQLANSIMNIGSINTNKDTYTGIIDTRSDRSDLLKDIFTSDSTINNVYSVGKVNGGSTLDNYFNDLVNKVGSHEQEAKQTVDTQSVKRQSYIQSREANSGVSIDEEMTNLIQFQHCYQANAKMISTVDELLDVVINQLKR, via the coding sequence ATGCCTGGGTTATTTTCAATATTTAATACAGCAAAAAGTGGACTTTTTGCACAGCAAACTGCCATAAATGTAACATCCCACAACATAGCAAATGCTAATACAGATGGATATTCAAGGCAGAGGGCAGATATGGTAACCACAACACCCTATACACTGCCAAGTATGGACAGTGCAGCTGGTGCAGGACAGCTTGGTACAGGAGTAAATATAGAATCCATTGAGAGAATAAGGGATAGTTTTTTGGACTATCAAATAAGGGTAGAAAATGGAGCTAGTGGACAGTATAAAGCACGTGATAAATACTTGAGTCAGGTAGAAAATGTACTGGGAACAGATACTGGGTCAACAGGCAGTGGAATATCCTCACTTATACAGAAGTTTTTTAGTTCCTGGCAGTCACTGTCTACATCATCTCAAAACGTAAGTACAGTGAAAGAGCAGGCCTATCAACTTACTAATGAATTAAACCATACTTATTCACAAATTTCAGATATTAAAACCAATACTAATACAGAAATAAAAAATGTGGTGGTAAATGTAAATACTATATTGGGAAAGATATCTAATTTAAATCAGCAGATAAAAGATACAAAGACGTCGGGACAAAATCCAAATGATCTTTTAGACAGCAGAGATGTACTTTTAGATCAACTCAGCAGCGAATTTGGAATAAGCATTACGAATAAAGACTATGATGGAATAGATGTAACTACTTCAAATAGTGCTTCCGTTGAAAAGGATAATGGATCTGCACCTATATTAAATGGTAAACCACTTAATATAGTTCAAACAGATAATCCGGATGAAAATGTAGCTGCATTTTCCTATATAACTAGTATAACACCTCAAACTGATTCTGACGGAAATGTTACAAAAGATAGTAATGGAAATACTGTATATAAAGTAGATTATTATAAAAAAGGAGATACTCTCACAGATGCCAACAAAGTAACCATATATGTAGGGATGACATCTGATCAAGAAAAAGAAATGGATGAAAATAGGGTGCTCTGGGCAGATAAAAATGGAGTTGCCTATAAGGTTACAGGAGGGCAGGATACTTCAGGCAAAGCAGCAGTTACTGATGGAGAAAAATTAGATGGTACTTCTACAGATCCAATAAGCTTTAGTGAGCTTGCTCTTTTTAAACCTCCAACAGGTGAACTTAAAGGTTATACATCAGTACAAAAGGATATAGATGATTATCAAGATGAACTCAATAAATTTGCAAAAGGATTGGCACTTTCCGTAAATGCAATAATAAGTCAGAGCAGCACCTGGGTAAAAGACAATCCTACAGATGGCTCTGCAGAGGGTGGAATAAATAATTTCTTTGTAAATGCAGATCAAAAAGATTCATCTAAATATTCAGCAGCAGATGAAAACAATATAACAGCAGCCAATATAACAGTAAATGTGGCAATAATGAATGATCCATCTAAAATAAAAGTAGATAGTAAATATGATTCAAAGGGAAATTCCTTAAACACTAATACTGATGGAAATAGAGCTGTAGCTGTAGCACAGCTTGCCAACAGTATTATGAATATTGGAAGTATAAACACCAATAAGGATACTTATACTGGAATAATAGACACTAGAAGTGATAGAAGTGATTTATTAAAAGATATATTTACATCAGATAGTACAATAAACAATGTATATTCTGTAGGAAAAGTAAATGGAGGATCTACTTTAGATAACTATTTTAATGATCTTGTAAATAAGGTTGGTAGCCATGAACAGGAAGCTAAACAAACAGTGGATACTCAATCTGTTAAGCGTCAAAGCTATATTCAGTCTAGAGAGGCGAACTCGGGAGTATCAATTGATGAAGAAATGACAAATCTCATTCAATTTCAGCACTGTTATCAGGCAAATGCAAAGATGATATCCACAGTGGATGAACTTTTGGATGTAGTTATAAACCAACTTAAGAGATAA
- a CDS encoding four helix bundle protein, whose product MVSNIIEDKSFQFSVEIVNLYKELCEKSREYVLSKQLLKSGTSIGANVKEALRGQSKKDFLSKMNIALKEANETEYWIELLMYTGYIDNPNAILDNCKEICKILNSIVKTTKNNCAL is encoded by the coding sequence ATGGTTTCAAATATAATTGAGGACAAATCTTTTCAGTTTTCAGTTGAAATAGTTAATTTATATAAAGAATTGTGTGAAAAAAGTAGGGAATATGTTTTATCAAAACAACTACTTAAATCAGGAACAAGCATCGGAGCAAATGTTAAGGAAGCATTAAGAGGACAATCAAAAAAAGACTTTTTATCTAAGATGAATATAGCATTAAAAGAAGCAAATGAAACAGAATATTGGATTGAATTACTGATGTATACTGGTTACATAGATAACCCAAATGCTATATTGGATAACTGTAAAGAAATATGCAAGATATTAAATTCTATAGTTAAGACCACCAAAAACAATTGTGCATTGTGA
- the fliW gene encoding flagellar assembly protein FliW — MKLNTKYHGVLNYENEDILMFKKGIPGFENLRKFILLPAEENKLFYILHSIEDVNIGIVVVSPFNVLKNYEFDLNEIKVCELNIKSQKDIIVVNTVNLSTKLENITVNLKAPIIINKNENIGEQLILDNVDYPIKYPLFKGEF, encoded by the coding sequence ATGAAATTAAACACAAAATATCATGGAGTACTAAACTATGAAAATGAAGATATACTAATGTTTAAAAAAGGCATTCCTGGTTTTGAAAACTTGAGAAAATTTATATTGCTTCCTGCAGAGGAAAATAAATTATTTTATATACTTCATTCTATTGAAGATGTTAATATAGGAATTGTGGTAGTTTCACCCTTTAATGTATTGAAAAATTATGAATTTGATTTGAATGAAATTAAGGTATGCGAGCTTAATATAAAAAGCCAGAAAGATATTATTGTAGTAAATACAGTTAACTTAAGCACTAAACTAGAAAATATAACAGTTAATTTAAAAGCTCCCATAATAATAAATAAGAATGAAAATATTGGGGAACAATTAATACTGGATAATGTAGATTATCCAATAAAATACCCACTTTTTAAGGGGGAGTTTTAA
- the csrA gene encoding carbon storage regulator CsrA, with the protein MLVISRKKGESLRIGEDIEITIVKIEEGSVKLSISAPRNITILRKELYKEVEEENKNAAASDMSVLKKIKK; encoded by the coding sequence TTGCTAGTTATAAGTAGAAAAAAAGGTGAGTCACTTCGTATAGGAGAAGATATAGAAATAACTATTGTAAAAATAGAAGAAGGAAGTGTTAAACTTTCTATATCTGCACCGAGAAATATAACAATACTTAGAAAAGAACTTTACAAGGAAGTAGAAGAGGAAAATAAAAATGCGGCAGCTTCAGATATGAGCGTATTAAAAAAAATAAAAAAATAG
- a CDS encoding flagellar protein FlaG: MEVKDVGQGRQLSLGFNTSSDVLQTKQNADVVNKTVDNKLSNSENVNEKDVKKAVDKINKLMEDTPTHLKYEVYGKFKDIMVSIVDNNTNKVIKEIPPKSIVDMVDKLCELAGIFLDKKV, translated from the coding sequence ATGGAAGTTAAAGATGTGGGTCAAGGAAGACAGCTATCTTTAGGGTTTAATACATCTAGTGATGTTTTGCAAACTAAGCAAAATGCAGATGTAGTTAACAAAACTGTAGATAATAAATTATCAAATAGTGAAAATGTAAATGAAAAGGATGTAAAAAAAGCTGTAGATAAAATAAACAAGTTAATGGAAGATACGCCTACTCATTTGAAATATGAAGTGTATGGAAAATTTAAAGATATAATGGTAAGCATAGTAGATAATAATACTAATAAAGTAATAAAAGAAATACCACCTAAAAGTATAGTAGATATGGTAGATAAACTTTGCGAATTGGCTGGAATTTTTCTGGACAAAAAAGTTTAA
- the fliS gene encoding flagellar export chaperone FliS: MYAGNAYKTYKSNSVNYASKEQLLLMLVDGASKFSKIARQAMMDKDIKKAHENIIKTQNIFNELMISLDVSKAGKWGQSLMSVYDFIVRRLVDANMKKDVKIMDEVIPLIEDVRSTWEEAYKISKTSK, translated from the coding sequence ATGTATGCAGGAAATGCTTATAAAACCTATAAAAGTAACAGTGTAAATTATGCCTCAAAGGAACAGCTCCTTTTGATGCTGGTAGACGGAGCATCAAAGTTTTCAAAAATAGCAAGACAGGCGATGATGGACAAGGATATAAAAAAGGCTCACGAAAATATAATAAAGACCCAGAATATATTTAATGAACTTATGATATCTTTGGATGTTTCCAAGGCAGGAAAATGGGGACAATCTCTTATGAGCGTATATGATTTTATAGTTAGAAGATTAGTAGACGCAAATATGAAAAAAGATGTAAAAATAATGGATGAGGTAATTCCATTAATAGAAGATGTTAGAAGCACATGGGAAGAAGCCTATAAGATTTCTAAAACAAGCAAGTAA
- the fliD gene encoding flagellar filament capping protein FliD, with protein sequence MSDVSSVASGTTGAGGGNMIRLTGLASGLDVDALVKKMMAGEQTKLDQAQQTQQTEQWKQEAYQDIIKNIKELQSSFFDSGTSEKNILSQSNFAPFTVSAADGLSSVDTSVATFTPMVGAQTGKYTVSVAQLAKGAGVTNTLAAGTKLTTKLTDITGTTAEGAEATSLKKVITLTVNTGGSDVNITLDNTEGKATVGDLVNAINNQGIGNVKAKFSELTGQFTLTSAGTGKSSDLTIKSGTTASLSSIIGFSTDVVENKGTGTTTNTVTKDGVTTTTTVTAGDWKITSDNASNYKVTDAAKVAIQNSQNADVTITVPGGSPVTLNDTNGNAETTNNFTIDGMSYMLSSEGTASVNIGSDTSKVYDKIKSFIDKYNSIVDDIQTKLTEKPNSDYKPLTDAQKAQMTTSQITAWEAKAKVGILRNDDNLETMLNDLNTAFTTSVNNVGLSLGRYSSNNFGIDTSKDYTTPAHIDIVDPEQLKTAIATKGDQISKMFTNISAIPNTVAKDGTVEYDSSLAQYKEDGIFTRISKILQKNVGYTNTTFNSAILTSFANKQYDFTLTGTGGKNTLPDQIYEQQLKIKDIKAKMATKQEKYYQQFSKLEVVMNQLNAQQSELSSMLGS encoded by the coding sequence ATGAGTGATGTAAGTTCAGTAGCATCCGGTACTACTGGTGCCGGCGGCGGTAATATGATTAGATTAACAGGTTTGGCATCAGGCCTTGATGTAGATGCATTAGTAAAAAAAATGATGGCAGGAGAACAGACAAAACTTGACCAGGCTCAGCAGACACAGCAAACTGAGCAGTGGAAGCAAGAAGCATATCAAGATATTATAAAGAACATAAAGGAGTTGCAAAGTAGTTTTTTTGATTCAGGAACTTCAGAAAAAAATATTTTATCACAATCAAATTTTGCACCATTTACTGTAAGTGCAGCAGATGGATTATCCTCAGTGGATACATCAGTGGCAACATTTACTCCAATGGTTGGAGCACAGACAGGAAAATATACGGTATCAGTTGCTCAATTAGCTAAAGGTGCAGGAGTAACTAATACATTAGCGGCAGGGACAAAACTTACTACAAAATTAACTGATATAACAGGTACAACTGCAGAGGGAGCAGAAGCAACTAGTTTAAAGAAAGTTATTACTTTAACAGTAAATACAGGTGGAAGCGATGTAAATATTACCTTAGATAATACGGAGGGAAAAGCTACAGTAGGAGATTTAGTTAATGCAATAAATAATCAAGGTATAGGCAATGTAAAAGCCAAATTTAGTGAACTTACAGGACAATTTACTTTAACTTCAGCTGGTACAGGTAAATCTTCAGATTTAACGATAAAAAGTGGGACTACAGCTTCGCTTTCTAGTATAATTGGATTTTCTACTGATGTAGTTGAAAATAAAGGAACAGGAACCACTACTAATACAGTTACAAAAGATGGTGTAACTACAACAACTACTGTAACTGCAGGAGATTGGAAAATTACTAGTGATAATGCAAGTAACTATAAGGTCACAGATGCTGCAAAAGTCGCAATTCAAAATTCACAAAATGCAGATGTAACTATTACTGTGCCGGGAGGCAGTCCTGTTACTTTAAATGATACAAATGGTAATGCAGAGACCACTAATAATTTTACTATAGATGGAATGAGCTATATGTTATCAAGTGAAGGTACTGCATCAGTAAATATTGGTTCAGATACCAGCAAGGTATATGATAAAATTAAATCATTTATTGATAAATACAATAGTATAGTAGATGATATTCAAACAAAACTTACTGAAAAGCCAAATTCTGATTATAAACCTTTGACAGATGCGCAAAAAGCTCAAATGACTACTTCACAAATCACAGCATGGGAAGCTAAAGCTAAAGTAGGTATTCTTAGAAATGATGATAATCTTGAAACCATGCTTAATGATTTGAACACAGCCTTTACTACGTCAGTAAATAATGTTGGACTTTCGTTAGGTCGTTATAGCAGTAATAATTTTGGTATAGATACATCTAAAGATTATACTACACCTGCACATATTGATATAGTTGACCCAGAACAATTAAAAACGGCTATAGCAACTAAAGGTGATCAAATATCTAAAATGTTTACCAATATATCTGCTATTCCCAATACCGTAGCAAAGGATGGTACTGTAGAATACGACAGCAGCCTTGCACAATATAAAGAAGACGGAATTTTTACTAGAATTTCAAAAATATTACAAAAAAATGTTGGGTATACAAACACGACTTTTAACAGTGCTATACTGACTTCTTTTGCAAATAAGCAATATGACTTTACTCTCACAGGAACTGGAGGAAAAAATACACTTCCAGATCAAATATATGAACAGCAGCTTAAAATAAAAGATATTAAAGCAAAAATGGCTACTAAGCAGGAAAAATATTACCAGCAATTCTCCAAATTGGAAGTCGTAATGAATCAATTAAATGCTCAGCAATCAGAATTATCTTCTATGCTTGGAAGTTGA
- a CDS encoding flagellar protein FliT, translated as MDLYLEKDMENLRNITCELINKLENDDYDGLESLMGERQKLLDNLKELNCTKKQYNDAVKQFKIIDFQNKLSKMMFEKKKDLRRKIDDISQKRTLTKSYSRHIGTTIFSKKI; from the coding sequence ATGGATTTATATTTGGAAAAAGATATGGAGAATTTAAGAAATATAACCTGTGAACTTATTAATAAACTTGAGAATGATGATTATGATGGACTTGAAAGTTTAATGGGTGAAAGACAGAAGCTGTTGGATAATTTAAAAGAATTGAACTGTACAAAAAAACAATATAATGATGCAGTCAAACAATTTAAAATAATTGATTTTCAGAATAAATTATCAAAAATGATGTTTGAAAAGAAAAAGGATTTAAGAAGAAAAATTGATGATATATCTCAAAAAAGAACTTTAACAAAAAGTTATAGTAGACATATAGGTACTACTATATTTAGTAAAAAAATATAA
- a CDS encoding AAA family ATPase translates to MVCNLTGILRVAKESIFFGLNNINVCTILSSEYNEYFGFTEEEVEKTLKYYGIEANMEVNYLYRQIILEWFKESINNDKFNIMLKSLVTGDIETFEEIFDDYIIKSSSFFDISGDESEKSVG, encoded by the coding sequence ATTGTTTGTAATCTAACAGGAATACTCAGAGTGGCAAAGGAAAGTATTTTTTTCGGACTTAATAATATAAATGTATGTACTATATTAAGCAGTGAATATAATGAATACTTTGGTTTCACAGAAGAGGAAGTAGAGAAAACATTAAAATATTATGGCATAGAAGCTAACATGGAAGTAAATTATTTATACAGGCAGATAATACTTGAATGGTTTAAGGAAAGCATAAATAACGATAAATTTAATATAATGCTTAAAAGCCTTGTTACAGGAGATATAGAAACCTTTGAGGAAATATTTGATGATTATATAATAAAAAGTTCAAGCTTTTTTGATATAAGTGGTGATGAAAGCGAAAAAAGTGTTGGTTAA
- a CDS encoding carbon storage regulator yields the protein MLVLGRKPGEYVVIGENIKVKVVKSDKGDLRLAIDAPKDVEITRGEVWEEQNS from the coding sequence ATGTTAGTATTAGGCAGGAAGCCAGGAGAATATGTGGTAATTGGAGAAAATATAAAAGTTAAAGTTGTAAAAAGTGATAAAGGAGACTTAAGACTCGCCATAGATGCTCCTAAAGATGTAGAAATCACAAGAGGAGAAGTCTGGGAAGAACAGAATAGTTAA
- a CDS encoding four helix bundle protein, giving the protein MKDSLIYNKAFKFSIKVVNLYKYLCNENKESILSKQLLRSGTSIGANVKEGLFAQSKRDFLSKMNIALKESSEAMYWLELLTATNYIDINTSKTILSECEELSKILVSIVKTTRQNLKND; this is encoded by the coding sequence TTGAAGGATAGTTTGATTTATAATAAAGCGTTTAAATTTTCTATAAAAGTAGTTAATTTATACAAATATTTATGCAATGAAAATAAGGAGAGTATTCTTTCTAAACAGCTGTTACGTTCTGGTACAAGTATAGGTGCTAATGTTAAAGAAGGTTTGTTTGCTCAAAGTAAAAGAGATTTCCTATCAAAAATGAACATAGCACTTAAGGAATCTTCAGAAGCTATGTATTGGTTAGAACTTTTAACAGCAACTAATTACATAGATATTAATACATCAAAAACAATTTTAAGTGAATGTGAAGAGTTAAGTAAAATATTGGTATCAATAGTTAAGACAACAAGACAAAATTTAAAAAATGATTGA